Genomic DNA from Equus asinus isolate D_3611 breed Donkey chromosome 10, EquAss-T2T_v2, whole genome shotgun sequence:
GAGGAAGCCCCTCATCCATCTCCCCCACCCGGAGGTAGGACGCCCACCTGGCTCTGTGCAGCCCAGCCGGCTGTCCTGGGCCCTCAGAGTGTTTGCTTACAAAATGGATCAGAAAGAGCCCGAAAACCACTGTGTGCCCATGAGGAGGTGTCCACGGGGTGTATGCAGGATGCTCTGAGCCAGTGGGGGCCTGGGCTTGGCATACCCACCCCGTCAGCCCCTACGGGAGTGGCGATGTGGTCCTGTGCTGCCCTGGTGGCCATGGGGGCCTCCTCCTGCTCTCAGGCCCCCAGATGGGCCCCGCTGCAGTGTCCACCTTTATCCCCAGGCCAGGAAGTTGGCGGCACCAGCTGCTCGAGTCCAGGCCAACCCCACTCCTGTGGCTGTGGGTCTCTTGGGGCCTGGACGGCCCTTCTGCACAACCGAGCTCCTCTGAGTGGTCGGGCGGCCAAGTTTGCGTGACGACATTCTCAGGTGATTGCACAACACCTGGCTCTCCTTCCCGATATAAGCCCGGGAGCCGCGGAGCAGAGAGCTCAGACCCACAATGGAGGCCGGGCTGCTGAGCGCTGTGCTGGGCGTCGTCATGGTGCAGACGGCCGGGCAGATCCTGGACCTGCAGAAGGTGGCTCTTCCTCCTTGGCTtggggaggctgggcagggaggggcctgaGTGTCCAGCTGCTCCAGTCCCCCAGCCCTCCAACCCCAGCCGATGCCGGAGCAGCCACCTTGGGGGCCCCAGGACCCCTCAGGTCGGCCCCCACAGGGCTCGGCCTCGCCTGGTCTCTCCTCTCCTGGAGAGTGAGTGTGAGGGCGAGCACCCAGGGATGCGCAGGAGCAGAGCCCTCCCCGAGGGTCCCCTGTCGGCAGGCCCGTGTCCTCATCTAGGCCTGCTTGTCCTCCGGGGTCTCCCAGGGTCCGTGGCCTGGTGTGGCCGCCTCCTGTGGCCGGGTGGGCGGGTCCCTCCGCACACTGTGGGCACCAGAGAGCCCTTCTCGGTGGAGAGTCAGGCTGGGCCTTCGGTTCCCATCCAGATGCTGCTTTGTCTGAGTTGCGTCTTCGCAGGGTCTCTGTTGGCTGCTGGGCCAAGAGCACATCAGTGGACTCAGAGATGACAGACACTGGGGACATGGATTCTTTTCTCTTGCAAAAATGATGGGTCTCCAAAAGTTTCAGATGGAAGTCCTGGGCTGTGGGTGGATTTCTGAAGGCAGGAGCCCGCTGCCCTGGCGTGGTCCAGCAGGGCTGCGCCGCTGCCAGGGGGGACAGGGCTGCTGGCCGCTGATGCCCCCACCTTCCACATTCGCCTGGTGCTCTCCAGCCCCGCTCTCTTGGATTCCAACCACCACTGCTCCCTGGAGTCTTGTCCCCAAGGACAGGGAGCAGCAGATACCAGTCCTCCGAGAGACCGGCTGTGCTGTGGCTGCAGACACCCCTGGATGGGCTGGGGCTCATCCTGTCAGGCATCACTGTTCGATGCCCTGAAGGGATCCCTCAGAAGGACAGTGCTTTGCTGCTTTGCTATCAAACCATGCCGCCGTCCGCTGACCTTTCAGAACATGCCAGCTCCCTGCCCTGGGGGTCCTGGGGGTCTACCTCCTGGAGCCCAGGGACAGGGTCTCCATCTGGCTGCCCGAAACGGGCTTGGCTCTGGCTCCTCTCTCTAGATTGCAGGATTCTGGCGGGAAGTCGGTGTGGCTTCCGACCAGAACCTGGCACTGAAGACCCCGAAGAAGCTGGAGGCCTTGTTCCTGAACTTGAACGGGGAAGAGCTGACCGTGAAGGCTGCATATAACAAgtaagggccctagggagtcccgAGACCTCGCATGGGAACAGGCACGTGTGGCGAGGTGCTGGGGGCACCTGTATCGACCGCAGCTGTGGGATCTGGACGGTGCTGTCACTGTGGTGACCCAGCCCTCCCAGGACCTTGACCCCCAGGCCCTAGAGCTGCCGGATGCAGGTCTTCTCCCAAATATAAGCATAGTTTTGACGAAGCTCATCAATTTATAAGTAAGGAAAATGGGCTTAGGGGCAGGTGGCTCTCTGGAGGTCACAGGGCCCATGGGGGGAGAGACTGGCACAGCCCCCGCCCTGCACCCCTGCCCTTGTGGCCTGCCTCGGGCTCTCCTGGGGATGGACACACTGCTGGAGCCCTTCCTGAAGACACACTTCCCACCCCTCACCCGTGGGACTGTGCCTGGCATTCTCCTAATGACTGCTTTGCTGCCTTTCAGCTCAGGAAATTGTGAGACAGAAAAAATAGTGGGCTTAGAAATCGATGTTTCAGGGAAATTCATTTTTCCTGGTAAGAACCGTTGCCCCGTTGCTGCAGTTACGCCCCCACCCTGCACATCTGGCCCTGCTCTTCCCTGCGCTCCCCTGCATGCCCCAGACTCCCCCATCTTCTCACCAACAGGCTAGGGCAGCCTTCAAGGGCCGCTCTGCCCCCCGCCTCGGCATTAGTggaggggccaggccctgggcagggagaggatggaggcagacCCTGCAGACCCCACCTCCGAGGTCCACCAACCCTGCGGGGTGCCGGTCTGCACATGGTCGTTGCCCACCTGCTCGATGCCCAGGCCACAGGGAGATCCACGTGGTAGACACGGACTACGAGCAGTACGCGATCCTGAGGGTGTCCCTCGTCTGGCGGGACAAGGACTTCCATGTGCTCAAGTACTTCAGTAAGCTCGTCCTGGGTGGTGGGACTGTGTCTTGCCGTGGCCCTCGGGGGACCACCCGGCCCAGCCCCTGACCACCCCCCGACCCCCCAGCTCGGAGCCTCGAGGATGAGTATGAACCAGG
This window encodes:
- the LCN8 gene encoding epididymal-specific lipocalin-8; amino-acid sequence: MEAGLLSAVLGVVMVQTAGQILDLQKIAGFWREVGVASDQNLALKTPKKLEALFLNLNGEELTVKAAYNNSGNCETEKIVGLEIDVSGKFIFPGHREIHVVDTDYEQYAILRVSLVWRDKDFHVLKYFTRSLEDEYEPGFWRFREMTADIGLYLVARHGRCAKLLKEVSLRPGLH